TTCTCGATCAGATCAATCACGGTGCATTCAAGAACACCGGTGTGAATGGCTATGGCTTCGCCTGGCTCGAGCCAGACTTCCTCCAGATTGTATTTTTTCTTGGTGGCTCTGACTAGCTTGACGAGATGATCGCGGTCATAGTTTGGTTTGGTGATCCAGTGACCTCCACCCATGTTAAGCCAAGTGATCTCGGGACGGTTGAGGATATGGCCAAACTTCTTGTCGAGGGCTTCTAGGGTTGTCTCGAGGTCACCTGTGTATTGTTCGCAGAGGGTGTGGAAATGTAGCCCGGTCAGTCCAGTGAAGTCCATGTCGCCGATGCTGGCGAGTGTGGCCCCGAGACGTGAGCCTGCGCTGCAGGGATCATAGAGCGGAGTTTGCCCAGTGGAGTGTTCAGGGTTTACACGGATACCGCATTTGAGCGCACCGCTGATGTAGCGTGGATGGCTCATCACGGTGTCTTTGTACCTGAGCCACTGGCCAGGAGAATTAAAATCGAGATGGCTACTGATTTCCAGAAGCTCAGCAATTTCATCTGGCTTGTATGCCGGCGAGTAGGTCAGGATGTGCTTTTGAAAATGCTTGTGGGCAAGTTTGGCTTCCCATTTGCCGCTGGCACAGCAGCCATCTAGATATTCCGCAATGAGGGGGAAGGTGTGCCACAGTGAGAAGCCTTTCAAAGCCAGAACAATATGGCAATCCGCCTGCTCTTTAACCTCTCGTAGGATTTCGAGGTTCTGTTTGAGTTTAGCAATGTCGACGATGTAGCAGGGAGAAGGTGTCATGTAGAGACGAGTTTAAAGCTGTAGGTCTGGTGCAGAGTTTGGTACGAATCTCAGCGGTGATCGTCTGCAATTTACGTTCGTCTTGGCTCAAATCAATCCTAATTGGTGCTGGTGAGAGGGGGCTTGAACGGAGTCACAAAAAAGCGGGAAAGGCAAATGCATGCCTTTCCCGCAATAATCAATGAAGTGTTTGCCCAGCGATTAGCCTTTCAATGACTTCTGCAGGGCTTCAATCACTTTGGAGTCTTCGAGGGTAGTCACGTTACCAGTGATGCTACCAGTGTTGACGAGTTCCTTGAGAAGGCGGCGCATGATCTTGCCTGAACGAGTCTTTGGTAGACCTGGGGCGATGTGAATCTCATCAGGCTTGGCGATGGCGCCAATGACTTTGCCTACGTGATTACGAAGCTCTTTCTTTAGCTCGTCAGATTCCTTGGCGTCTTCTTTGAGGGTGACAAAGCAGACCACTGCCTGACCTTTGATGTCATGTGGCTTACCAATGACCGCTGCTTCAGCTACTGACTTGTGAGCCACGAGAGCGCTTTCTACTTCGGCTGTACCGAGGCGGTGACCGGATACGTTAAGAACGTCATCGAGGCGTCCAACAATGTAGATGTTGCCTTTCTTGTCCTTGCGTGCGCCGTCACCTGCGGTGTACATGCCGTCGTAGTCACTCCAGTAGGTGTCTCTGTAGCGCTTCTTGTCTCCGTAGATA
Above is a genomic segment from Rubritalea squalenifaciens DSM 18772 containing:
- the nspC gene encoding carboxynorspermidine decarboxylase, with the protein product MTPSPCYIVDIAKLKQNLEILREVKEQADCHIVLALKGFSLWHTFPLIAEYLDGCCASGKWEAKLAHKHFQKHILTYSPAYKPDEIAELLEISSHLDFNSPGQWLRYKDTVMSHPRYISGALKCGIRVNPEHSTGQTPLYDPCSAGSRLGATLASIGDMDFTGLTGLHFHTLCEQYTGDLETTLEALDKKFGHILNRPEITWLNMGGGHWITKPNYDRDHLVKLVRATKKKYNLEEVWLEPGEAIAIHTGVLECTVIDLIENNDHNIAILDVSATGHMPDVLEMPYRPDVLDSDLQPTGQAGELSHTYRLGCPTCLAGDVIGDYSFNKPLNIGDRITFDDMAHYTMVKTTMFNGVPHPAIALKQEDGSIEVVREFTYDDFEQRLG